In Klebsiella aerogenes, the DNA window AGTCCATATTTTCTTGTCTCTCCGCACAAACGCAGCGCTCAGATTCCAATTATCCCTCCCACCACGCCGCAGCACACCACAACAAGCCAGGGCGGTAATTTCCAGGACACGAGCGCCACCAGGGCCAGCAGTGCTAAACAAAAGTCTGACGGAGTATGGATAGCGCTGGTCCAGACGGGGTCATAAAGCGCAGCCAACAGTAAACCGACCACTGCCGCATTGATACCCGACAAGGCAGCGCGGATCCGTAAGTTTCCTCGTAACCGCTCCCAAAACGGCAATGCGCCAGCCACGAGCAGAAAAGAGGGCGCAAAGATTGCCAGCAGACATAACACACCGCCCTCCCAGCCGGAAGGAGACTGACTCATCGACGCGCCAAGAAACGCGGCAAAAGTAAATAACGGACCAGGAACCGCCTGGGCGGCGCCGTAGCCCGCGAGAAAAGTGTCATTGCCGACCCAACCAGTTGGGACCACTTCCGCCTGGAGTAATGGCAGTACCACATGGCCGCCGCCAAAAACCAGCGAGCCAGTCCGGTAGAAAGCGTCCACCATCGCCAGCGTATGGCTGGGGTCAAGTACGGCGAGCAGCGGTAGCCCGGCCAGAAGCAGCAAAAAAAGCGACAGCCAGAACACGCCGACGTGAAGCCGTAACGAGACATTCAACGGTTCATGTCTTTCGTTCTGCCCCGGTTTACAGACCAAAAGCCCCACAATAGCCGAGACGCAAAGGACGCCGACCTGGCTCAGCGCAGCCGGGAAAAGAAGGAGGATACAGGCCGACACGGCCATGATGGCGACACGCGCGCGGTCCGGACACAGATGACGCGCCATCCCCCATACCGCCTGCGCAACCACCACTACGGCGACCACCTTCAGGCCATGCAGGACACCAGAAGGAACAAATTCACCGTAGCGGGACAGTCCCTGCGCAAAAAGGATAAGTAACATCGCCGAAGGTAATGTGAATCCAGCCCAGGCAGCCAAAGCCCCGGAATAGCCTGCCCGGGACAACCCCAGCGCCATGCCCACCTGGCTACTTGCCGGGCCGGGAAGAAACTGGCAGAGCGCCACCA includes these proteins:
- the chrA gene encoding chromate efflux transporter — its product is MNHDVSADRSPVAVFLIFLRLGLTSFGGPTAHLGYFRDEFVVRRKWVSEQGYSDLVALCQFLPGPASSQVGMALGLSRAGYSGALAAWAGFTLPSAMLLILFAQGLSRYGEFVPSGVLHGLKVVAVVVVAQAVWGMARHLCPDRARVAIMAVSACILLLFPAALSQVGVLCVSAIVGLLVCKPGQNERHEPLNVSLRLHVGVFWLSLFLLLLAGLPLLAVLDPSHTLAMVDAFYRTGSLVFGGGHVVLPLLQAEVVPTGWVGNDTFLAGYGAAQAVPGPLFTFAAFLGASMSQSPSGWEGGVLCLLAIFAPSFLLVAGALPFWERLRGNLRIRAALSGINAAVVGLLLAALYDPVWTSAIHTPSDFCLALLALVALVSWKLPPWLVVVCCGVVGGIIGI